ATTACCATTATAACTCCAATTATTGAAACGGTAACCCCTAAAGTTTTATTTAAATTTGTAGGGATTTTAAGGAAAATAACTTCCATAATTATAGTGAAAATGGATATTGTAGCTAAAATAATGGTTCCATTGGCAGCGGACATAATGTTAAAACCGTGATTTTCAAATAAAAAGTAAAGACTGTAACCCACCAATCCACAGATCATAAATTTTAAATGGGTTTTCCCACTAATTTCAACTCTGCCATATTTCTTATAGCTTATTCCTAGCAACAAAATACCTGCAATAAAAAACCTTACTGTTGCCAATACCGATGGTGTTAATTCCCTTAAAGCTAATTTAGTTATAGATCCAGAAACTCCCCACAGTAAGATGGTAATTAATATAGCTAAATTAGCTAATGCTGCCCTAGAATTTTTCAACTTCACCATAGTCTACCCCAAAGGTTTCTACTGTAACCTTTTCGATTTTTTCTTCTACTAATGGCCTATCATATAAATTTCTTTTTACATTGACAATCCTATCTACTTCTTCCATCCCTTCTATTACTTTACCAAAAGCTGCATATTGACCATCTAAATGGGGAGCTTTTTCTACCATAATAAAAAATTGGGAACCAGCGGAATTAGGATCCATGGTTCTAGCCATAGATAACACACCTCTGTCATGGGCTAAAGGATTGGGAAAACCATTTGAAGTAAACTCTCCTTTAATGCTGTAGCCAGGGCCACCAGTGCCATTTTTCTCTGGACATCCTCCTTGTATCATAAACCCTGGTATTACCCTATGAAAAATCAAACCATCATAAAAGTTCTTTTGAATTAAACTGAT
The Anaerobranca gottschalkii DSM 13577 DNA segment above includes these coding regions:
- a CDS encoding peptidylprolyl isomerase — its product is MAKNPIVTIKMETGNIIKAELYPEIAPNTVRNFISLIQKNFYDGLIFHRVIPGFMIQGGCPEKNGTGGPGYSIKGEFTSNGFPNPLAHDRGVLSMARTMDPNSAGSQFFIMVEKAPHLDGQYAAFGKVIEGMEEVDRIVNVKRNLYDRPLVEEKIEKVTVETFGVDYGEVEKF